One window of Populus nigra chromosome 5, ddPopNigr1.1, whole genome shotgun sequence genomic DNA carries:
- the LOC133693254 gene encoding uncharacterized protein LOC133693254, whose protein sequence is MLKIVTMAAFSPKSTPPYNVRSVSFPARSHPSVAKLEQELNKISSWQVPTSLKAETVLGRLSSLGEIYRCVEDLLNLPMTQQALLQHRNEKLMNDMLDDLMRYLDVCGKTRDAAVLMKESIRDIQSALRRSKAGGELSIESNVNAYFCARKKMKKEVAKSLASLKHADNIFGDSPLFNASDHLLSAIVRVLREASLVTVSIFRSLLLFLSVPMLKPRPSKWYLVSKLVHKGVVTCEGQQENLNELETVDAALASLMVPNSGKDFEARDIHSVQKRLGILDTSIEEIENELDSLFRHLIHARVSLLNILSQ, encoded by the coding sequence ATGTTAAAAATAGTAACCATGGCTGCTTTCTCTCCAAAATCTACTCCTCCTTACAATGTTCGTTCGGTTAGTTTTCCAGCTCGATCACATCCTAGTGTAGCCAAACTTGAACAAGAATTGAACAAGATTAGTTCTTGGCAGGTACCAACTTCATTGAAGGCAGAAACAGTTCTCGGTCGCCTATCAAGCCTTGGAGAGATATACAGATGCGTTGAGGATCTTCTCAACTTGCCAATGACCCAACAAGCTCTATTGCAACATCGAAATGAGAAATTGATGAACGACATGCTGGATGACTTGATGAGGTACTTGGATGTATGTGGCAAGACAAGGGATGCTGCTGTCTTGATGAAAGAAAGCATCCGGGATATTCAATCTGCCCTTCGGCGAAGTAAAGCAGGTGGAGAGTTAAGCATTGAAAGCAATGTCAACGCTTACTTTTGTGCgagaaagaagatgaaaaagGAAGTAGCAAAATCTCTCGCATCATTGAAGCATGCAGATAACATTTTCGGAGACTCTCCTTTGTTCAATGCAAGTGATCATCTCCTTTCTGCAATTGTTAGAGTGCTTAGAGAAGCAAGTCTGGTCACAGTTTCGATCTTTAGGTCACTCTTGTTATTCCTTTCTGTGCCAATGTTGAAGCCAAGGCCTAGTAAATGGTACTTGGTTTCAAAATTGGTGCACAAGGGTGTGGTCACATGCGAAGGCCAACAGGAGAACCTGAATGAATTGGAAACTGTGGATGCTGCTCTTGCAAGCTTAATGGTGCCCAACTCAGGTAAAGATTTTGAGGCAAGGGACATACATTCTGTTCAGAAAAGGCTGGGAATTCTGGATACTagtattgaagaaattgaaaatgaattggACAGCTTGTTTAGGCATTTAATCCATGCTAGAGTCTCCCTCCTGAATATACTGTCCCAATAG